From a region of the Nonlabens sp. Hel1_33_55 genome:
- a CDS encoding PspC domain-containing protein produces MNKTININLAGLFFHIDEDAYNRLQRYLAAVRNSFSETTGADEIMSDIESRIAELFLEKRANEQQVISIVHVESVIDIMGQPEDYEVDEDIFTEAGPRTRRTNFAAKGKQLFRDTQNGYVGGVSAGLSYYLGMDTIWIRVLWIVATFFSAGWLIPIYILLWIFVPDAVTTNQRLTMMGKEVNITNIEDNFKAGFEPVADGQTDAGHRIVGQKGKRGTVRFFGFLGRFMAGIFKAIVKIFGLILFLATTIAIVALIVSTITASAVDIDGYSLWTLFDWVVPAEYASFWLVLAIILAAGIPLFLLAVLGLKLLVSNLRTLGSKVYLALAAIWIVAIIALSIMIGKIAASQAVDASVQKTEKFAINSSQPFSLNLDRAERARTFNRNGNNFEFAEMDGQEIVKYYDVKVATGSTTDSVARVELFFKSKGASFEEAKERAKLIQFDYKLTDSSFVAADYFYMPKNGGFGDHDVEIMIYLPEGTTAKFNERFGERYRSYINRDAFSLGNNIEYTYQIKDGKAVCLDCPIIEEKMEALDNSTETDSISNDSIVIPENDGNWQYDGNDGVEQNNLP; encoded by the coding sequence CTCTGAAACTACTGGTGCTGACGAGATCATGTCAGACATTGAATCTAGAATAGCAGAGCTGTTTCTGGAAAAGAGAGCTAACGAGCAACAAGTGATCTCTATCGTTCATGTAGAATCTGTGATTGACATCATGGGCCAACCTGAAGACTATGAAGTCGATGAGGATATTTTTACAGAAGCTGGACCGCGCACAAGACGCACAAATTTTGCTGCCAAAGGGAAACAACTCTTCAGAGATACCCAGAATGGTTATGTAGGTGGCGTGAGTGCAGGATTGAGTTACTATCTGGGTATGGACACTATTTGGATTAGGGTTTTATGGATCGTGGCGACATTTTTTAGTGCTGGATGGCTCATTCCTATATATATCCTCCTGTGGATTTTTGTTCCAGATGCAGTGACGACCAACCAGCGTCTTACCATGATGGGCAAGGAAGTCAACATCACAAACATCGAGGACAATTTCAAAGCGGGTTTTGAGCCCGTGGCCGATGGGCAGACCGACGCCGGCCACCGTATCGTAGGTCAGAAAGGAAAACGAGGAACCGTTCGATTTTTTGGCTTTCTAGGTAGGTTTATGGCAGGTATATTTAAGGCCATAGTCAAGATATTTGGCTTGATACTATTCCTTGCGACGACCATCGCGATAGTCGCATTGATCGTATCAACGATAACAGCAAGCGCCGTAGATATAGATGGATACAGTTTGTGGACCTTATTTGACTGGGTCGTACCCGCAGAGTATGCATCTTTCTGGTTAGTTCTTGCGATCATTCTGGCTGCTGGAATACCGTTGTTTTTGCTGGCTGTTTTAGGATTGAAACTTTTGGTAAGCAACTTGCGCACCTTAGGTTCAAAAGTCTATCTAGCACTCGCCGCCATATGGATTGTAGCCATTATTGCGTTAAGTATTATGATAGGTAAAATCGCTGCTAGCCAGGCCGTAGATGCAAGCGTACAAAAAACCGAAAAGTTTGCTATCAATTCATCACAACCTTTCTCGCTCAATCTTGACAGAGCAGAACGTGCACGTACCTTCAATCGTAATGGTAATAACTTTGAGTTTGCCGAGATGGATGGACAAGAGATTGTCAAGTACTACGATGTCAAGGTAGCAACTGGATCTACTACAGATTCTGTTGCGCGAGTTGAACTGTTCTTTAAATCAAAAGGCGCCAGCTTTGAAGAGGCAAAAGAAAGAGCAAAACTTATCCAGTTTGACTACAAGCTTACAGACTCGTCCTTTGTTGCGGCAGACTATTTTTATATGCCTAAAAATGGTGGCTTTGGAGATCACGATGTAGAAATCATGATTTATTTGCCAGAAGGCACCACTGCTAAATTCAATGAGCGATTTGGAGAGCGATACAGATCCTACATCAATCGCGATGCTTTTAGCTTGGGGAATAACATCGAGTATACCTACCAAATCAAGGATGGCAAGGCCGTATGTCTGGATTGTCCCATTATTGAAGAGAAGATGGAAGCATTGGATAACAGCACAGAAACAGATTCTATTTCCAACGACAGTATCGTCATTCCAGAAAATGATGGCAACTGGCAATATGATGGAAATGATGGTGTCGAGCAAAACAATTTACCATGA